A part of Perca fluviatilis chromosome 15, GENO_Pfluv_1.0, whole genome shotgun sequence genomic DNA contains:
- the mettl2a gene encoding tRNA N(3)-methylcytidine methyltransferase METTL2 isoform X3, which translates to MCSKQHRYARPLFRFVSSNMAAPHVVVGMDGDSSETGVVLSDSTPGDVKRPQFGTRFLTDPRQVFQHNAWDNVEWTEEQEASAKKKVLENNQPLPAEKQEEYDSRANEFWNGFYTIHENRFFKDRHWLFTEFPELAPQCSLNRESHVEVSGTDDSQQDSLDQEQRREVAALSHTDCDIPGSAASYRILEVGCGVGNTVFPILKTNNDPGLFVYCCDFSSTAVELVKTNPEYDPGRCFAFVHDLSDVGANYPIPDGTLDVIVLIFVLSALHPNKMQASISRLARLLKPGGVILLRDYGRYDMAQLRFKKGRCLSENFYVRGDGTRVYFFTQDELHGMFTEAGFEKVQNLVDRRLQVNRGKQLTMYRVWIQCKYRKALAT; encoded by the exons ATGTGCTCCAAACAACATCGCTATG CACGGCCCCTCTTCCGTTTCGTCAGTTCGAACATGGCGGCGCCCCATGTCGTGGTCGGTATGGATGGAGACAGCAGCGAAACTGGGGTTGTTCTGTCAGATTCAACCCCCGGAGATGTGAAGAGACCTCAGTTCGGGACACGTTTCCTCACAGACCCACGGCAGGTCTTCCAGCACAACGCATG GGACAATGTGGAGTGGACTGAAGAACAAGAAGCATCTGCTAAGAAGAAAGTCTTAGAAAACAATCAGCCACTACCTGCAGAGAAACAAG AGGAATACGACAGCCGGGCAAATGAGTTCTGGAATGGTTTTTACACAATCCATGAGAATCGTTTCTTCAAAGACCGTCACTGGCTCTTCACAGAGTTCCCAGAGTTGGCCCCACAGTGTAGCCTCAACCGGGAGTCCCATGTCGAGGTCTCTGGCACAGATGACAGTCAGCAGGATTCTCTGGATCAAGAACAAAGAAGGGAAGTTGCAGCTTTGTCTCACACTGATTGTGACATCCCTGGCTCCGCTGCCTCATATCGCATTCTAGAG GTTGGCTGCGGTGTAGGCAATACAGTTTTTCCAATACTGAAGACCAACAA TGACCCGGGACTCTTTGTTTACTGCTGTGATTTCTCCAGCACTGCTGTGGAGTTAGTCAAG ACTAATCCAGAGTACGACCCTGGGCGCTGCTTTGCCTTTGTTCATGACTTGAGTGACGTGGGAGCCAATTACCCCATCCCAGATGGAACCCTTGATGTTATCGTGCTAATCTTTGTGTTATCAGCATTGCATCCCAACAA GATGCAGGCATCCATCAGTAGATTAGCGCGGCTGCTGAAGCCTGGGGGAGTGATTCTGCTCAGGGACTATGGACGCTATGATATGGCACAGCTTCGCTTCAAGAAAG GAAGGTGTCTGTCAGAAAACTTTTATGTCCGAGGTGATGGAACAAGAGTGTATTTCTTTACTCAAG ATGAGCTCCATGGGATGTTCACTGAGGCAGGATTTGAGAAAGTGCAGAACCTCGTGGACAGAAGGCTCCAGGTGAATAGAGGCAAACAGCTCACCATGTACAGGGTGTGGATCCAGTGCAAGTATCGCAAGGCTCTAGCCACTTGA
- the mettl2a gene encoding tRNA N(3)-methylcytidine methyltransferase METTL2 isoform X2, translating to MAAPHVVVGMDGDSSETGVVLSDSTPGDVKRPQFGTRFLTDPRQVFQHNAWDNVEWTEEQEASAKKKVLENNQPLPAEKQEEYDSRANEFWNGFYTIHENRFFKDRHWLFTEFPELAPQCSLNRESHVEVSGTDDSQQDSLDQEQRREVAALSHTDCDIPGSAASYRILEVGCGVGNTVFPILKTNNDPGLFVYCCDFSSTAVELVKTNPEYDPGRCFAFVHDLSDVGANYPIPDGTLDVIVLIFVLSALHPNKMQASISRLARLLKPGGVILLRDYGRYDMAQLRFKKGRCLSENFYVRGDGTRVYFFTQDELHGMFTEAGFEKVQNLVDRRLQVNRGKQLTMYRVWIQCKYRKALAT from the exons ATGGCGGCGCCCCATGTCGTGGTCGGTATGGATGGAGACAGCAGCGAAACTGGGGTTGTTCTGTCAGATTCAACCCCCGGAGATGTGAAGAGACCTCAGTTCGGGACACGTTTCCTCACAGACCCACGGCAGGTCTTCCAGCACAACGCATG GGACAATGTGGAGTGGACTGAAGAACAAGAAGCATCTGCTAAGAAGAAAGTCTTAGAAAACAATCAGCCACTACCTGCAGAGAAACAAG AGGAATACGACAGCCGGGCAAATGAGTTCTGGAATGGTTTTTACACAATCCATGAGAATCGTTTCTTCAAAGACCGTCACTGGCTCTTCACAGAGTTCCCAGAGTTGGCCCCACAGTGTAGCCTCAACCGGGAGTCCCATGTCGAGGTCTCTGGCACAGATGACAGTCAGCAGGATTCTCTGGATCAAGAACAAAGAAGGGAAGTTGCAGCTTTGTCTCACACTGATTGTGACATCCCTGGCTCCGCTGCCTCATATCGCATTCTAGAG GTTGGCTGCGGTGTAGGCAATACAGTTTTTCCAATACTGAAGACCAACAA TGACCCGGGACTCTTTGTTTACTGCTGTGATTTCTCCAGCACTGCTGTGGAGTTAGTCAAG ACTAATCCAGAGTACGACCCTGGGCGCTGCTTTGCCTTTGTTCATGACTTGAGTGACGTGGGAGCCAATTACCCCATCCCAGATGGAACCCTTGATGTTATCGTGCTAATCTTTGTGTTATCAGCATTGCATCCCAACAA GATGCAGGCATCCATCAGTAGATTAGCGCGGCTGCTGAAGCCTGGGGGAGTGATTCTGCTCAGGGACTATGGACGCTATGATATGGCACAGCTTCGCTTCAAGAAAG GAAGGTGTCTGTCAGAAAACTTTTATGTCCGAGGTGATGGAACAAGAGTGTATTTCTTTACTCAAG ATGAGCTCCATGGGATGTTCACTGAGGCAGGATTTGAGAAAGTGCAGAACCTCGTGGACAGAAGGCTCCAGGTGAATAGAGGCAAACAGCTCACCATGTACAGGGTGTGGATCCAGTGCAAGTATCGCAAGGCTCTAGCCACTTGA
- the mettl2a gene encoding tRNA N(3)-methylcytidine methyltransferase METTL2 isoform X1 → MEACLLHVLQTTSLWYLSYTVYADAVCSSASENETYHFVLWQRRSMYMLYKNYRARPLFRFVSSNMAAPHVVVGMDGDSSETGVVLSDSTPGDVKRPQFGTRFLTDPRQVFQHNAWDNVEWTEEQEASAKKKVLENNQPLPAEKQEEYDSRANEFWNGFYTIHENRFFKDRHWLFTEFPELAPQCSLNRESHVEVSGTDDSQQDSLDQEQRREVAALSHTDCDIPGSAASYRILEVGCGVGNTVFPILKTNNDPGLFVYCCDFSSTAVELVKTNPEYDPGRCFAFVHDLSDVGANYPIPDGTLDVIVLIFVLSALHPNKMQASISRLARLLKPGGVILLRDYGRYDMAQLRFKKGRCLSENFYVRGDGTRVYFFTQDELHGMFTEAGFEKVQNLVDRRLQVNRGKQLTMYRVWIQCKYRKALAT, encoded by the exons ATGGAAGCGTGTCTCCTTCATGTGCTCCAAACAACATCGCTATGGTACCTATCCTATACTGTCTATGCCGATGCAGTCTGTAGTTCGGCCAGCGAGAATGAAACGTACCATTTTGTACTGTGGCAACGAAGGAGTATGTACATGCTCTACAAAAATTATAGAG CACGGCCCCTCTTCCGTTTCGTCAGTTCGAACATGGCGGCGCCCCATGTCGTGGTCGGTATGGATGGAGACAGCAGCGAAACTGGGGTTGTTCTGTCAGATTCAACCCCCGGAGATGTGAAGAGACCTCAGTTCGGGACACGTTTCCTCACAGACCCACGGCAGGTCTTCCAGCACAACGCATG GGACAATGTGGAGTGGACTGAAGAACAAGAAGCATCTGCTAAGAAGAAAGTCTTAGAAAACAATCAGCCACTACCTGCAGAGAAACAAG AGGAATACGACAGCCGGGCAAATGAGTTCTGGAATGGTTTTTACACAATCCATGAGAATCGTTTCTTCAAAGACCGTCACTGGCTCTTCACAGAGTTCCCAGAGTTGGCCCCACAGTGTAGCCTCAACCGGGAGTCCCATGTCGAGGTCTCTGGCACAGATGACAGTCAGCAGGATTCTCTGGATCAAGAACAAAGAAGGGAAGTTGCAGCTTTGTCTCACACTGATTGTGACATCCCTGGCTCCGCTGCCTCATATCGCATTCTAGAG GTTGGCTGCGGTGTAGGCAATACAGTTTTTCCAATACTGAAGACCAACAA TGACCCGGGACTCTTTGTTTACTGCTGTGATTTCTCCAGCACTGCTGTGGAGTTAGTCAAG ACTAATCCAGAGTACGACCCTGGGCGCTGCTTTGCCTTTGTTCATGACTTGAGTGACGTGGGAGCCAATTACCCCATCCCAGATGGAACCCTTGATGTTATCGTGCTAATCTTTGTGTTATCAGCATTGCATCCCAACAA GATGCAGGCATCCATCAGTAGATTAGCGCGGCTGCTGAAGCCTGGGGGAGTGATTCTGCTCAGGGACTATGGACGCTATGATATGGCACAGCTTCGCTTCAAGAAAG GAAGGTGTCTGTCAGAAAACTTTTATGTCCGAGGTGATGGAACAAGAGTGTATTTCTTTACTCAAG ATGAGCTCCATGGGATGTTCACTGAGGCAGGATTTGAGAAAGTGCAGAACCTCGTGGACAGAAGGCTCCAGGTGAATAGAGGCAAACAGCTCACCATGTACAGGGTGTGGATCCAGTGCAAGTATCGCAAGGCTCTAGCCACTTGA